AGAATTATCCAAGAGGCCAGAGACCGGCATATGCTGATCGATGCCACCTACGGGAGGCGGACGCGGGCTGTCATTATAACCGATAGCGATCATGTGATTCTCTCGGCAGTTCAGCCGGAGACGGTCGCTCACCGCCTGTCCAGCAAAGACGACGATAACGACGAATAACAACAAATGGAGTGTACTATGTCAAAAGGATTGCTGATTATCTTATCCGGCCCTTCCGGTGTCGGCAAAGGCACGGTGTGCTCTGCACTGCGGCCGAGGATGCCCGAGCTCGTCTATTCCGTATCTGCCACCACGCGTTCTCCGCGTGAAGGCGAACAGGACGGCGTCAATTACTTCTTCAAATCAAGAGAGCAGTTCGCTGACATGATTGAAGGCGACAAGCTGCTCGAATATGCAGAGTACGTAGGTAATTATTACGGGACTCCGCGTGATTTCGTGGAGAAGACTCTTGAGAGCGGAAGAGATATCATTCTGGAGATTGAGGTCCAGGGCGCGCTCAAGGTCAAAGAGAAATTCCCTGAAGGCATCTTTGTCTTCCTGCTTCCCCCGTCCATGGACGAACTGAAGGACCGCATCCGCGGACGCGGCACAGAGCATCCTGATGTAATCAGCCA
This region of Paenibacillus sp. FSL K6-1096 genomic DNA includes:
- a CDS encoding DUF370 domain-containing protein, with the protein product MAIKLINIGFGNIVSANRIISIVSPESAPIKRIIQEARDRHMLIDATYGRRTRAVIITDSDHVILSAVQPETVAHRLSSKDDDNDE
- the gmk gene encoding guanylate kinase yields the protein MSKGLLIILSGPSGVGKGTVCSALRPRMPELVYSVSATTRSPREGEQDGVNYFFKSREQFADMIEGDKLLEYAEYVGNYYGTPRDFVEKTLESGRDIILEIEVQGALKVKEKFPEGIFVFLLPPSMDELKDRIRGRGTEHPDVISHRMSVAEDEISLIRHYDYAVVNDEIDLACKRIESIIIAEHCKVR